AGATTAAAAACATTTCTGGAAAGTCAGGAGAGCAATTGTCAAGTAAGTGCCTGTATGCTTAACCCCGGACACGTTCATCCAGATTTAAAATCTGAGGCTGTTATTGCCTTACTctcaattttttgtgattttgttcTTGCATGTAAAAAAGATTCAAAGTATTCTTTTTAAATTGTCCAGTTTGGTTATAGAAGTTGAGTCATCAGAACTTGTAATGTTCAGGCTAAACTGCAAAAAGGTCAAATTTTAAGGACTTTGGATGCAATTCTCCCATTATTCTCTCCTTCATTGTGCCATTGTATTTTCTCTCTAGAAATATTTCCGTCTCCATGTTTTCTCTTGTTCTTGCTTGCCATATTGTGAGCATTCAGTAATAATGAGGGCATGGTGCAGCAGGGGACATGGCGGAAGGTAGTCCGGTGACATGTCTTGGACCATTTCCGAGTGATATGGTGACCAAAAGGATTATTTGTCATGTTGCACCTTGGTATTTGTGGTATCAGAAATGGATGCCAATCCATTCTGCATATGCAATTTCTAGGTATAATTTTGCTTTGGTGCATATGAATCCTGACTCTATGATCTTCATAGACTAATTGTCTGGTTTTAGAAAATATATCGGCTGTAGTCCTAGCTTTGGTATTGTGCACAGTACCTGATGTAAGGGTAGTTGATGTTGTgataaaaaaagatagaaaatttAGGTGCAAGGTTATGGAGATATCAAGGCAATATTTGAAGTACTTTTGCCTGTGATTGCTCTGCTACTGTCATTCTTAGTACTGGCCAGATTTTGGATGAGTTTAGTTGGATGCTTCATGCCTTCCAATGTGTGGAACTCCTCATAAGGAGTTATAGTAGAATTTGGGTAGACTGTTGTTCATCCAGATCTATGCTATTGACCATCTGATTTGATTGGAGTATTTGCTTGTCTTTTGTATGCCTAAGTCGATGAATTTTTTATTGTCTCTGTCTAGACATAACTCCCTGTTACTCATTTCAGTCGACAGAAAGTGTTAGCAGTTCAAGTCTTTGAGTTGCATAGACTGATAAAGGTACGCTGGATGTCGCTCTTCAGTGGAATTATTTGGCAAAGTCTGGTAGTAGTAACGTATCTCAATGCATTTACAGGTCCAGAAGTTGATTGCTGGGTCACTATATCTTCTAAATTGTGGGTGCTTCTGGCTTAGGCAAAACTTCTCAGTCAACTCTCCTGGGAAGAAATTTTGCGAGGACCATAATGGTAGATATCCGTTATAGTAGAATTTGGGATGtttgctttttcctcttttgttgacttttcaaaccctctttctttctttttttctttttttttggtaaggaaataTGAACCcttttatttataaaagaagatagaacaaaagaagcagaatagttctttttcttttttttttaagcccaTATTTTACAAACATCCCAAACCCTGCTCATGGAGTTCCGTTGCATCGTCATCACCAAGGAATTGGGTTCCCTTCAGGTGTTCCTCCACAAGGCCAGAGTTATTTCCCCACGTACGGTATGCCCGTCATGAGCTTCAATGCTTCAGGTTCATCTGTAGAACAAACGAACCAGTTTTCTCGATCTGTCCAATATGATCAAACACGCCAATTATCCAGAGGGGAAGTTGACAATCTGCAACATCAGAATTCATCTTCTGCAACATCAGAATTCATCTAACACACCTATGCAGGGAAACGGATCAGTTTTGCAGTTCAAATTCCAAGCCAATGAAGTCAGTGAGTTGCAGGTGAGCATGTCGAGCAGTCCAAGAGAGAAACGACCAGATGGACTTGGGAATGTCCGATCCTTGGAGGGAAAAGAAGCGCTCCCGTTTTTTTCCTGTTGCTCTAGGGGCTTCTGAAGGCTGATCTCAGGCTCATAAGGCGGAAGAGCCAACAAGGGTTATTATAAGTGTGCCTGACGGGTAGATCTGCAACCGAGTCCGTAACTCGAATATTCAGGTCtataaaagaagagaagaaacagCTCAAATCCATTTAGGGGTTTGGCTGACTATGTTCGTCTCTTTAAAGTCGTAAACTCAGAAAACTCATTGGAGTTGTGAGCGTTAGTTTCTGTATCAGTGTTCTATTTATCTTCTGGTCATTACAGATTGGTTTATGTAAATTGGACATTCCTATATGGTTCATCACTATATTACATTTGTCATCTAGGTGTAAGTCGCTAAAGGTGTCTTTTGTTAAGGGCGAAGTAAATTTTGTTCCAGTGAATTGACGTCCTATATATCGCTACGATCTGACCAAAGAGCATTTTTGTGTTTTGCCTGTTGCATCAGTaatctcatcattttctttaagatatTCGAAAAGCTTGTGCCTATTGGGTGCTATAAATTCGCTCTGTATGATGCATGCGATGATGCATGAGGGTGGATTGTTTTCGGCATGTCCTTGCTCGGTGCCCATAAGTAAATCTCTCCGGCTTTTGGGCAGTTCTTTGTTATGGGCGTGTTAGTGATGCTCAATGAGGTAACTTTGGATCAAAAGTATTTGTCATCTCCGGGGAGTCTGAAAGGGATCTGTCGTGGCAAAAGCTATTTCACTTTTACTGAAGGGAGTTCAAAAGCCTGTGACGAGTGAAATTCTCTGAAAGGAACTTCTGTCTGCAATACTTGCATGACATTCACATATCACTCACTTACAGAAATTATTTTGTCCTGGCCCACCGAAGTAGAAAACAGGCTCATCGACCGGCGTATCTCTATGGTTGTTTCCATTGTAGCAATACACTTCATCATTGTAAACCTGAACCATTTCAGGGTACTTGAGTGAAAGTGAGTAGTCCACAATCCTAACGTTTTTGATGTAGCAGGCGCGGCCGTGGAATGCCTCCGAGTACTCCCCGCTTCCCATGGCAGTTCTGGTGTGAGGAGACTTCTTCACCATCGTACTGTACACTTGACCTCCCCAGTTGACCATTATGGCTTTTTGCTTCAAGTAGAAGAAAAGGGATCCCGGAAAATACCCGAGGACCAGGTTGTTCGTGAGGCGTAGCCACCAGTTGGTAGAATGAGGATCCTGGTTCAATGATAACTATCTCTGCTCAGAAATAATATTTCCAGAAAGAGGACTTGCAACTTTTTAAGTTAAACCTGAATTAATGGCGAGACCCAAGTCCAATGAAATTGTAAAACAGTTTTGAGTGGCTAAGTCAGGATTGACATTGAGTATAATCGTGATTTGTCGAATATTTCCCCACTTAGCTTTGTCGTGGTCATGCCCAAAGGGCAAATCATTGTCCAAGCGCACAGGGACACCTTTGGGTAGTTGATTGTCAAACTAGCCCGCCCAAGCAAGGATTTGTCAATCAGGTCTACCGCAAGTAAAGAAGGCAATGAAGATTTATAACTTACGTACCAAGAACAAACCGACTGATATCTGATATTGTGCCCCTTCAGAAGATATCGGGCCCAGGGCAGAGCCGAGGGCCACGTCGGTACTAGTTTGAACGAACCCAGAACAGGTCAAATCGAAGCAGCCTGTGGCTTTGCTTCCATCGACCTGAGtataaaagaaatggaaaaaacacGATCAGTTTAAGATTCACCTCCGTCCAAAAGAAATGGTCTATTACGATGGCAGAGTACTCACTGTCCAATGCGTGAAAAGTCGAGTCTGCTTATCTCCATATAACTTCGGGTTCACCTGAGAATAGGAAAATCTTTTTGAGCCATCTCAAGAGATAACCAACAACTAACCGGTTATAAGTGAAAGGGGCCTAGACTAAAACTGAAAGACAGACCATCCATCCTGCTTCAACACTTTCATACTTATCGCCGGGGCCGCCTAGAAGCCATATCTGGGCTGTAGTGAAGTCATCTGGCAAATCAAGGTTCGGATTCCATAAGTTTATGTCGCCCGAAGCTCCTATGTAGCTGAACCCTGCTGTTAAAAGGACTGCTTGCTGCCCAAGAAACATAGCGAAATGGCATTACTAGACTTTGAACGTGTGAGGGAACAAGTTTCCACGAGCAAGTGAACAAGGGGCATTGAATTCAGTTAAACGAATGCTTACAGAACGATCTTGTGTATAAGGAAGAGAGACTTTGGTTCCATTTATGACCAAGTTTCGAACATTTTCATTGAGGGTTGAATTTGCCACGTGGTCCTGAGGCTGATACATTTTCCCAAATTGCTCGAGACTAGAAGCTCTCAACAAGTCTTGCCGCCGGATTCGCCGGATGGGAATAGTTCCCTTAGGACAGCTTCCACTCTTTTGCCAAGTCTGAGATATTACTGGTTTTGAGGGCTCACTTTTTGTTGCTTTGTTTTCTAAAGGCAATTCAATGCTGGGTTTCATCTGCATTTGAAGGAAGAAAAGTAAATAAGGTTACCGAGAAATAtcccaaaaagagaagaaaggaaaaatcaggCTGCTTTCAATATATAAGATCAAAATGTGCAATCCACTCATTTGAGTTCTCTGAGACTAGCTGGTTCAATTCAAATTTGAGCTATTTAGAACTTttcagactcaaaaaatgttgtGACCAAAATGTCAATTGTAAGTAAGAGAGCCAAGGTTTGGAATTGGACCTGAATGACGTGGTTCTTCATTGCGGGATGGTCGAAGGTTGGTTGTTTATGCATGTCAACACAGTCGATGATATCTCCGTCTGCACTCTATCAATCAAACGAAAACTGGACATCAGTCTGCAATTTGATTTAGTGGAAGACAAGATTTGATTAATCATGTCCATTAAGTAGCTGACAAACAAATGGGTGTCTGAAACGGCACTTTTCTGTTGTGTCTGAGTGAGTGCGTCAGAGAGATGGATGGGTGCAACAAAAGTACTGGGGACATggaagaaaaatttgacattgTGATCCAATATATGGCATTACTTTCAGGCCAGAACTGAAATGAAAAAAGGGGTGGGGTGGGAAATGCATATCACATATTCATATCGTCAGTTCTATTGAGCGGTGAAATACAAATTGGAATACAGCAAAACTGTGCTGGATCTTATGGCACATATGCAGTAAAACTCCAAAAATGTTAATCACTTTTTCCTGAAACGGCTCTGGAAAAACGTGGGATCTGTACCAAAAGCAAATGTTCGATGGTGGTTCTGGAACTGAGTTCCATAACATTGTTATATAAAGAGACACGGCAAATGATCGAAAGATTGAAGTCTTATGAGATATCAGCGTAAGCTGATGCAAAATGGCCGAAATCCTGAAAACGGGTCGGAGATTTCTTTTGCCCTCCAAAACAAAAGAAGTCTTTTCCGGGCCAAGAAATCACGAAAATGGCGGAAAAGGCGGGTGTCTCTGGTTTGATGTAAATCTCACAGATTGGTTTTCCAAACCATGAATCAATATCAGCAGAAAGCCTATTCAAGAGGAGTCCAAGGCAATGTTATACCTGAATGCTCTTCACTGCAGGCTTATTAAGAAGCCTGAGTCTCCTATCAATGTCATCCTCGTTCTCTGAAGCCTCTCTGTTCATCGATTTTCTCGATACACTATTAGCCATTGTGGCACAACACAATGTCATAGCCAAGAGAAACATAAATCCCACTTTCTCCATTGTTCCTTTTGCTTCTCAGCTGGAAAATCACTAAAGGGGAAGGGATTATAAAGGATTGAGACAACACAAAAAAGGGAATGTTCAAAAGAATGCAATGTTTATCCAAGAAAGGCAAAAACCTTGCAAAATCCCGATTCGCCACTGTAATTGCTCACTGGCCATATTTGCTTCCGTTAAAAACAGGGAAGTACTCAACTGCCAACCTAAAGCCAAatcgaaggaaaagaaaagggtatcCTGATCAGTTTAACTGAATTAAAGACATGATAAGATTGAACTTTGATTACTTCAGTTCACATCAACACAAAAATAAGGTCAACCTTTATGACTTTTTCTGCCAAATACCACTGTGTTCTTTTAGCAGAAGAAGATCAGGGATCTGAAGTATATAATTCGAATATGGAAACTGCCAGCTAGTTATACTTCATAAAAGGCATTGTGATTGTGGTATAAAATTCATGAGATTTATATTTTGGACAAATGAAGATTCACCGATACGTATTTGTTATTGTGTTCCGGCGTGGACTTCATGCTTAACTTGATGAGCGGGCTCCGGCCAGCTCCAGAGAATACAAGCTTGAGCCATGCCTCCAGGTTTACTTTAGCCCGCCGATTGATCAGGTCTAAATTCTAAGACATGTAAGAAAGGCTTTCGATTTGGTGAAAAATAAACGGAAACATTGATGCTGCTTTTTCTTTAAACTCCGTTCTTAACATCCGCCATATGAGGATCAGGCTGAAAAGCAAGAAACAAGCAGCCGCGATGTCTAATCAGGGGCACAACTCAATCCGTCCAGGACCTCCAAAATAAAACTCAGGATGTCCAATATAATCCCCATGAAGAGATAAAGTTTTTGGGGATTTTCGCATCACATCTACGCTGTCAATGGTACAATGTTACTTTAAAAATGTTAACCAGAACTCAAAGGCTAACGAAAcccaaaaatgaataataaatccACATAATAAGGGTCATTAAGTGCAATTATGATTCTGCAAAACTTCCTCTCTGTGTTAAATatgaattaccaaaaaaaaaaaaaatcccaacaatgcaaatttgtaaaatatggTAGACAAAGCTATTCAATTTtttgtaccaaaaaaaaaaatttaccaaaaaaaagctATTCAATTTTAATGACACAAACTTTAGACACAATCGAGCACACAAATACCAGTGTTACCTTGTAACAAGATCTGGTCTGGCTTGAaatcaaatatcatcacatgtagTTTTATACGGCAGTAAATCTTTTCAGAAACTATTCATAGTTAATATATACAAACATGGCAGTAAATAAAACTCAAAATATAGATTGATGCCAAATCAACTAAGGGGCAAATCAACTAATGTCAAATTGATGGAAAATCTTGTTAGTTCTTTGGACATCCAGCATAGGACACATCACAAGGAAATTCAATTTGCATCaacattattgactaattacAAATAATAACCTAGAGATTAACACATCACGATCTTCTATCTCTTCACTTGACAGTCAACACATGAATTAGAGCGATGATTAACatagtaattttcttttttggagtgaACTGATCCaatagaaaatgatgaaagaaaaaaacaatgcGTAGAGTGAGAGTTGTACCTTTGATCTCACAATGACTAAGCTCAATGAGAGTAACCCTATTCACAAACTACATAGAGACGGGTCAAAGATTCGAACTCATACTCGACATTCAAGCATGTCAAAGTCCTTCAAATCAgtccattttcttattttcaattaaCATGACAAAAACATCCACAGCGTCATTAAAGCATGGTCTATTAGCAAAAACAAGAATTCGGTATAACAACAAAACAGAACGTACCAAAGCTCAATTGAACGACACACATGGTAAAACTGATGGCGACAGCGACGGCTAGAGCGGCGGAATTAGAGGCATCAATTGTGGCAATGGCTATGACAGTGGTAGCGGCAACAATTTCAGTTTGAGAATCAATAAGGCTATTATCCTTAAAATTGTTAGAAAAATGTTAGGTAATACGAAAACATAAGAACCATTGGAAATCCTTtattaaaatatgataaaataaagTCAATCGTTTGAGGCTTGCAAGTATTGTTTTAAGGATGATTCCATCCCTTGGAATACGAAACTTGGTGCGATAGGTTCTAGCGACTATTCTCCCAAGACACAATGGGCATTATTCCATAATTCACattgaatattagaaggaacagAACAATGTTATTCTCCTTTTAATACAGTATCTCCCTTTTGACCGTGttttgaagttttaattttatattcaaataaAAGAGAGTAGTTAGGAAATCATTATAAATAAAATGGTAATTATTGAAGAAGATAACCGCTGCATAGacttataaaataattaagagtttatgaagaaataaataaaatgatataaAGCCGTTATATGGCCATTGCAAAACCAACGCAAATTCGTTACACAATGGTGACTTTCATGGCAGTCATAAATATTTGAAAACTGCTAAAGTATCCAACACTTGGGTTTGATATGAAAATGGGCCCTTGGGGTTACTCTCAGTCATTGGACGCCAATTCTGCAACATCTGAATTTATCTAACATATCTAAGCAGAGAAAAGGATGAGTTGCTCAGATCAAATTCCAAGCAAATAAAGACAGTGAGTTGCAGGTAAGCACAGCTAGCAGTCTAAACGAGAAACCACCAGAGGGACTTGGGTATGTATAATCCTCAGAGGGGAAAGAAGCGCTCCCACTTTTTCCTGGTGCTCCAGTGGTTTCTAAACGGGACATCAGCTTCGCTGGGCAGACCAGCCAACAAGAGTTATTAGAAGTGTGCCTCACAACGCTAGATCTGCAACCGAGCCCGTGGCTCATATATTCAGGTCTATATTAGAAGAGAGGAGACAATTCGACTCTGTTTAGGGGCTCGGCTAAGTATGTTTGTCGCTCACAAAGTCGTAAACTCAGAAACTCATTTGAGATCTGAGTGTGAAAGTTTCTGTATCAGTGTTCCATTTATCTTTTGGTCATTGTAGATTGGTTTATGTATAGTAGCTAGTCCTATATGGAAGTTCATCACCATATTACATTTTTCATCTCGGTGTAAGTCGCTGAAGGTGTCTTTTGATAAAGGCAAGGCAAACTTTGCTCCAGTGAATTGGCGTCCTATGTATCGCTATAATGTAACTTCCAATTGAAGAGCCATCTTGTATTTTGGTATGTTGTATCAgtaatttcatcattttctttactAAGGGAGTTGAAAAGCTTGTGACTATTGGGTGTGGCAAATTCGCTGTGTATAATGCATGCGATGACCTGTGAGAATGGATCATCTTCGGCATGTCCTCGCTCGGTGCGGTTAAGTGAATCTGTGACTTTTGAGCAGTTCTTTGTTCTCGACGTTTTAGTGATGCTTGATGAAGGAACTTTGGATCTATGGTATTTGTCATCTCTGGGGAGTTGAAAGGGCATCTATAATGGCAAGCTGTTTTGCTTTTACCAAAGGGGAGTTCAAAATCTTGTGACTACAAATGAAATTCTCTGAAAGGAAATTTTGTCTGCAATACTGGCATGACATTCGCATCACTCATGGACAGAAATTATTTTGTCCCGGCCCGCCAAAGTAGAAAACAGGCTCATCGACGGGCGTATCTCTATGGTTGTTTCCATTGTAGCAATACACTTCATCATTGTAAACCTGAACCATTCCAGGGTACTTGAGTGAAAGTGAGTAGTCCATAATCCTAACATGGTTGATGTAGCAGGCATGGCCGTGGAGTGCCTCTGAGTACTTCCCACTTCCCATGGCAGTTCTGGTGTGAGGAGACTTCTTCACCATCGTACTGTACACTTGACCTCCCCAATTGACCATTACGGCGCTGGTCTTCAAGGTAGAGAAAAGAGATGCTGGAAAATACCCGACGACCAGGTTGTTCGTGAGGCGTAGCCACCAGTTGGAAGTGTGTGGATCCTAGTTCAGTGATAATTATCTCTGCTCAAAAATACTATTTCAAAAAAGAGAACTTACAACTTTTTAAGTAAAACCTGAATCAATGGGTGAACCCAATTCAGATGAAATTGTAAAATAAGTGGAGTGGTTTAGCCGGTTTTGACACATTTGGGAAGTTTAATGTCACTCGGCTTTTTTGTGGTCACGCCCAATGGGCAAATCACTCTACAACTAGCCCGCTCAAGCAAGGATTTGCCAATCAGGTTTACCGCAAGTAGAGAAGGCAAATTGAGAACGTAAGTACCATGAACATGCCGACTGATATCTGATATTGTGCCCGTTCAGAAGAAATCGGGCTCAGAGCAGAGCCAAGGGCCACCTCGGTACTAGTTTGAACGAACCCAGAACAAGTCAAATCGAAGCAGCCTGTGGCGACACTTCCATCAACCtgagtaaaaaagaaattgaaaaacagAATCAGTTAAAGATTCAGTTCCGCCCAAAAGAAATGGTCTATAATGATGGCAGAGTACTCACTGTCCAATGCGTGAAAAGTCGAGTTTGCTTATCTCCATATAACTTTGGGTTCACCtgagaataggaaaaaaaatttgagctATCTCAACAGATAACCAAAAACTAACGTGCTAAAAGTAAAAGAGGCCTTGACTAAAACTGAAAGACAGACCATCCATCCTGATTCAACACTTTCGAACTTATTGCCGGGGCCAGCCAGAAGCCATATCTGGGCTGTAGTGAAGTCATCTGGCAAATCAACGTTTGGATTCCAGACATTTATATCGCCGGAAGCTCCAATGTAGTGGTACCCTGCTGTCAAAAGGATTGCTTGCTGCCCAAGAAACATGGTGAAATGGTATTACTAGACACTGAACGTGTGAGGGAACAAGTTTCTATCAGCAAAATAAAGTGATCATGGGGTGCTGAATTCAGTCGAAGAAATGCTTACAGAACGATCTTTTTGATAAGGAAGAGAGACTTGGGTTCCATTTATGACCACGTTCCGACCATTTTCATCGAGGGTTGAATTTGCCACTTGGTCCTGAGAATGAGGATGAtacattttcccaaatttctcGAGACTAGAAGCTCTCAACAAGTCTTGCCGCCGGATACGTCGGATGGGAATAGTTCCCTCAGGACAACTTCCACTCTTTTGCCAGGTCTGAGATATTGCTGGTTTTGTGTACTTAATTTTTGTTGCTTTGGTTTCCGAAGGCAGTGTAATGCTGGGTTTCATCTGCATTTGAAGGAATAATAGTACATAAGGTTTCAAGAAATGctccaaaaaaaacaaaaaaagaagaagaagaagaaagaaaaaatcagtCTGATTTCCGTATATAAGATCAAAACTTGCAATCCACTAATTTGAGTTCTAGAGATAGCCAgttcaattcaaataaaagctatTTAGAATTTATCAGACTAGAATAATGTTGTGATCAAAATGCCAATTGTAAGTAAGTAGGCTAAAGTTAGGAAACGGACCTGAATCACATGGTTTTTCAGCGCGGGATGGTCGAAGGCTGGTTGTTTATGCATGTCAACACAGTCGATGACATCTCCGTCCACGCTCTATCAATCAAACAGAACCTGGAATTAGTCTATAACTGAATTTGTTGGAACTTGGAAGTGGACAAGCTTTCATTAATTATGTCCATTAAGTAGCTAACAAACAAATAGCTGTCTGAAACGTCACTTTTCTGTTGTGTCTGAGTGAGTAggtgcgtgagagagagagagagagagagagaacaactTTTCTGAAAGAACTCAAATTGCCACTGCATCCTCTACTTATCTACTTGAACCAAAGGATGAGTACTGTAGATTTGATTTCTGCAAAAAGATGGGTGCATGATCTGCAGTAAGACTCGAAAAATGTTGTCACTCTTTCTTGAAATGGCTCCTCGAAAACACCCGGGTTGCACTCATCAGGCCCAGAGAGAATTCTGAACTAAATTACACGGGTTTCATACCAAAAGCAAATGTTCAAGGACGGCCGTGGATCTGAGTTTCATTACATTGTTATATGAAGAGACACCACAGATGACCGGAAGATCGAAGACTCACGAGATATTAGTGTAAGCTGAATGCAGAATAGCTGAAACCCTGAAAACGGGTCCGGAGATCTTTGTTGCtcccaaaacaaaagaagtcCTTTTCAGGCCAAAAGATTATCAAAAGGGTGGTAAAAGCTAGCGTCTCACAGATTGGTTCTTCAAACCATGAATGAATGAATACCAGCAGAAAGCCTATTCAAGAGGAGTTGAAAGCAATGCGATACCTGAATGCTCTTCACTGCAGGCTTATTAAGAAGCCTGAGTCTCCTATCAATgtcatcctcctcctccgaaGCCTCTCTATCTATTGATTTTCTTGACACACTATTAGCCAATGTGGCCCAACACAATATCATAGCCAAAAAAAGCATAAAGCCCACTTTCTCCATTGTTCCTTTTGCTTCTCCACATGAAAATGTCTGAAGTGGAAGGGATTAAAAAGGAATGAAATAACAGAGTACACTAGCGATTTAAATGGGGGCCCTGGCGGTGGGTTGCTGGGCTAGTCTCCTCCGAGGTATAGGGCCCG
This genomic stretch from Eucalyptus grandis isolate ANBG69807.140 chromosome 3, ASM1654582v1, whole genome shotgun sequence harbors:
- the LOC104439963 gene encoding uncharacterized protein LOC104439963 codes for the protein MANSVSRKSMNREASENEDDIDRRLRLLNKPAVKSIQMKPSIELPLENKATKSEPSKPVISQTWQKSGSCPKGTIPIRRIRRQDLLRASSLEQFGKMYQPQDHVANSTLNENVRNLVINGTKVSLPYTQDRSQAVLLTAGFSYIGASGDINLWNPNLDLPDDFTTAQIWLLGGPGDKYESVEAGWMVNPKLYGDKQTRLFTHWTVDGSKATGCFDLTCSGFVQTSTDVALGSALGPISSEGAQYQISVGLFLDPHSTNWWLRLTNNLVLGYFPGSLFFYLKQKAIMVNWGGQVYSTMVKKSPHTRTAMGSGEYSEAFHGRACYIKNVRIVDYSLSLKYPEMVQVYNDEVYCYNGNNHRDTPVDEPVFYFGGPGQNNFCK
- the LOC104439964 gene encoding uncharacterized protein LOC104439964: MEKVGFMLFLAMILCWATLANSVSRKSIDREASEEEDDIDRRLRLLNKPAVKSIQSVDGDVIDCVDMHKQPAFDHPALKNHVIQMKPSITLPSETKATKIKYTKPAISQTWQKSGSCPEGTIPIRRIRRQDLLRASSLEKFGKMYHPHSQDQVANSTLDENGRNVVINGTQVSLPYQKDRSQAILLTAGYHYIGASGDINVWNPNVDLPDDFTTAQIWLLAGPGNKFESVESGWMVNPKLYGDKQTRLFTHWTVDGSVATGCFDLTCSGFVQTSTEVALGSALSPISSERAQYQISVGMFMDPHTSNWWLRLTNNLVVGYFPASLFSTLKTSAVMVNWGGQVYSTMVKKSPHTRTAMGSGKYSEALHGHACYINHVRIMDYSLSLKYPGMVQVYNDEVYCYNGNNHRDTPVDEPVFYFGGPGQNNFCP